One region of Anabaena sphaerica FACHB-251 genomic DNA includes:
- a CDS encoding type I restriction endonuclease — translation MRYLHPDSEQALENANKEIYQLLKTGVKVSFKDDNDEEQVETVKVIDWETPTNNDFFLASQFWVTGEIYTRRADLIGFVNGLPLVFIELKAHHKRLELAYKNNLQDYKQTIQYLSFSGTTPSLSFLMVVKAASVV, via the coding sequence ATGCGCTACCTTCACCCCGACTCAGAACAAGCATTAGAAAACGCTAATAAAGAAATTTACCAACTACTAAAAACTGGGGTAAAAGTCAGCTTCAAAGATGATAATGATGAAGAACAGGTAGAAACAGTTAAGGTTATTGACTGGGAAACACCTACTAATAATGATTTCTTCCTAGCTTCTCAATTTTGGGTGACAGGAGAAATATATACTAGACGTGCTGACTTAATAGGGTTTGTAAATGGTTTACCCTTAGTATTTATTGAACTGAAGGCACATCATAAACGCTTAGAATTAGCCTATAAAAACAATCTTCAAGACTACAAACAAACAATACAATACCTCAGCTTTTCTGGTACAACGCCTTCATTATCCTTTCTAATGGTAGTAAAAGCCGCATCGGTAGTTTAA
- a CDS encoding transposase, producing the protein MTLYKNKYRIESARCPKWDYTSNGYYFVTICTYNKHPFFGEIINGEMVLNLISEIVAVEWQKTEEIRPNIKLDAWVIMPNHLHGIVIIDKTLVETTRRVVSTHRNVSTDKTRLQSNSLGSIIGQFKSVCTKQIWAAGYTDFRWQSRFHDHIIRDEEALNQIREYIINNPMKWEEDEHHPANFNVRKFN; encoded by the coding sequence ATGACTCTATACAAAAATAAATATCGCATTGAATCAGCAAGATGTCCAAAGTGGGATTATACATCTAACGGCTATTATTTCGTCACTATTTGCACCTACAATAAACACCCTTTTTTTGGAGAAATTATTAATGGGGAAATGGTTTTAAATCTCATTAGTGAAATTGTCGCTGTAGAGTGGCAAAAAACAGAAGAAATTCGCCCTAATATTAAATTAGATGCTTGGGTAATTATGCCAAATCATCTACATGGTATTGTGATTATTGATAAAACCCTCGTAGAGACGACCCGGCGGGTCGTCTCTACACATCGGAACGTCTCTACGGATAAAACGCGATTACAATCTAATTCTCTAGGTTCAATAATTGGTCAATTCAAATCAGTTTGCACCAAACAAATTTGGGCGGCTGGATATACAGATTTTCGGTGGCAAAGTAGATTTCATGACCATATTATCCGTGATGAAGAAGCTCTAAATCAAATTCGAGAATATATTATTAATAATCCTATGAAATGGGAAGAAGATGAACATCATCCGGCGAATTTCAATGTGAGAAAATTCAATTAG
- a CDS encoding restriction endonuclease subunit S — translation MAQTLYHEWFVKFRFPGHEQVNMVESELGLIPEGWIGKLEDALILQRGFDLPSKQRQEGNILVYAATGVVGTHNEAKVKAPGIVTGRSGSLGTVMYVDEDFWALNTTLWVKEFRTVTPIYAFYLLKSLRLEQYNSGAAVPTLNRNDIHGLPVVIPSAEILEKFSQNVEPLFILKKNLIKRNQNLRATRDLLLPKLISGEIDVEKLGIDILDIAA, via the coding sequence ATGGCGCAAACTCTCTACCATGAGTGGTTTGTAAAGTTCCGCTTTCCTGGTCATGAACAGGTAAACATGGTTGAGTCTGAGTTAGGTTTAATTCCTGAAGGCTGGATAGGAAAGTTAGAAGATGCTTTAATTCTTCAAAGAGGTTTTGATTTACCAAGTAAACAGCGTCAAGAGGGAAATATTCTAGTCTATGCAGCTACAGGAGTTGTTGGAACTCATAATGAAGCTAAAGTTAAAGCACCTGGTATAGTTACAGGTCGAAGTGGTTCTCTTGGAACTGTAATGTATGTTGATGAAGATTTTTGGGCTTTAAATACTACTTTATGGGTTAAAGAATTTCGTACAGTTACACCTATTTATGCGTTTTATTTACTCAAAAGTTTAAGATTAGAACAATATAATTCTGGTGCTGCTGTTCCTACTCTGAACAGAAATGATATTCATGGTTTACCTGTAGTCATTCCATCTGCTGAAATTCTTGAAAAATTTAGCCAAAATGTTGAACCTTTATTCATATTAAAGAAAAACTTAATTAAAAGAAACCAAAACCTCCGCGCTACCCGTGACCTACTCTTACCCAAACTCATCTCAGGAGAAATAGACGTAGAAAAGCTAGGCATTGACATTCTAGACATTGCTGCATGA
- a CDS encoding restriction endonuclease subunit S, translating into MRNKSVAWESVNLGSMAEFRNGINYTKDNFGKGIKVINVKDFKNDNIASFNSLDEVEPTGIIKEQDLLQKNDIIFVRSNGNRELIGRSLFIADIKEQVAHSAFTIKLRFKSKKVVPRFYAYLFRSSLMRQTLSAQGNGTNISNLNQGILSNLEVPLPPIAT; encoded by the coding sequence ATGAGAAATAAAAGTGTCGCTTGGGAAAGTGTAAATTTAGGAAGTATGGCAGAATTTAGAAATGGAATTAACTATACAAAAGATAATTTTGGTAAGGGAATTAAAGTGATCAACGTTAAAGATTTTAAAAACGACAATATTGCTTCATTTAATAGCTTGGATGAAGTTGAGCCTACAGGAATAATTAAAGAACAAGACCTACTTCAAAAAAATGACATTATTTTTGTGAGGTCAAATGGAAACAGAGAATTAATTGGTAGAAGCCTATTTATTGCCGATATTAAGGAACAAGTAGCACATTCTGCCTTTACAATAAAGCTTAGGTTTAAATCAAAAAAAGTAGTCCCAAGGTTTTATGCTTATTTATTTCGTTCATCTTTGATGCGACAAACTTTGTCTGCACAAGGAAATGGAACAAATATTTCTAATTTAAACCAAGGTATACTTTCTAATTTAGAAGTTCCCTTACCTCCAATTGCTACCTAA
- a CDS encoding type I restriction-modification system subunit M, which produces MPANTTELEKRLWDAADELRANSKLKSSEYSVPVLGLIFLRYADWKFTQAEKELKSQGSGRRGISKTDFQAKGVMYLPEEARFSKLLELPESENFGKAINQAMKAIENENTDLDGALSKNYNKLDNELLIELLKKFNKIDFGEDLEGDAFGKIYEYFLGKFAMSEGQKGGEFFTPTSIVKLIVEILEPYHGRIYDPACGSGGMFAQSAKFIERHKKKPNEEISIYGQEKVGETVNLCQMNLAVHGLSGDIKQGNTYYEINHDNIDIIGFFDFVMANPPFNVDKVDKEKMQGDIRFQELGLPKIDNANYIWINLFYSALNETGRAGFVMANSASDARGSELEIRKKLIQLGVVDVMVAIGSNFFYTVTLPCTLWFFDKGKCRDVPVERLHNRKNKVLFIDARHIYTQIERIENLHQNRLNLLLIL; this is translated from the coding sequence ATGCCAGCCAACACAACAGAATTAGAAAAACGTTTATGGGATGCTGCTGATGAACTTAGGGCAAATTCTAAACTAAAATCATCAGAGTATTCTGTACCAGTATTAGGTTTAATCTTTCTCCGTTATGCTGACTGGAAGTTTACCCAAGCGGAGAAGGAATTAAAAAGCCAGGGAAGCGGTAGAAGAGGAATTTCTAAAACCGATTTTCAGGCTAAGGGTGTAATGTACTTACCTGAAGAAGCACGTTTTTCTAAATTACTAGAATTACCAGAAAGTGAAAACTTCGGTAAAGCTATTAACCAAGCAATGAAGGCGATAGAAAATGAAAATACAGATTTAGATGGAGCTTTATCTAAAAATTATAACAAACTTGATAACGAGTTATTAATAGAATTACTGAAAAAGTTTAATAAAATTGATTTTGGTGAAGATTTAGAAGGAGATGCTTTCGGCAAGATTTACGAATACTTCCTTGGTAAATTTGCCATGAGTGAAGGACAGAAAGGCGGAGAGTTCTTTACACCTACTTCTATAGTTAAATTAATTGTAGAAATACTAGAACCCTATCACGGGCGGATATATGACCCTGCTTGTGGTTCTGGTGGTATGTTTGCCCAAAGTGCAAAGTTTATAGAAAGACATAAGAAAAAACCTAATGAAGAGATTAGTATTTATGGTCAAGAGAAAGTAGGAGAAACTGTTAATTTATGTCAGATGAACTTAGCAGTACATGGACTTTCAGGAGATATTAAACAGGGTAATACTTATTATGAAATTAACCACGATAATATAGATATTATAGGTTTCTTTGATTTTGTGATGGCTAATCCACCATTTAACGTTGATAAGGTGGATAAGGAGAAAATGCAGGGTGATATCCGGTTTCAAGAATTAGGATTACCCAAAATAGATAATGCTAATTATATCTGGATTAATTTATTTTATAGTGCTTTAAATGAAACCGGGAGAGCAGGGTTTGTGATGGCTAACTCTGCTAGTGATGCTAGAGGTTCAGAGTTAGAAATTAGGAAGAAATTAATCCAGTTAGGTGTAGTTGATGTTATGGTCGCTATTGGTTCTAACTTCTTCTACACTGTGACTTTACCCTGTACTTTATGGTTTTTTGATAAGGGTAAATGTAGAGACGTTCCGGTGGAACGTCTCCATAATCGCAAGAATAAAGTATTATTTATTGATGCTAGACATATTTATACACAGATAGAGCGCATCGAGAATTTACACCAGAACAGATTGAATTTATTGCTAATATTGTGA
- a CDS encoding tyrosine-type recombinase/integrase: MQLQDSKLQKALERANQKLDILKIEVDKSRLRIRCRKRDISFCKYTHASTLDGLEATTAICKEIESDYYRGNFDNTLVKYGLAKESTPKLTEIITLPSEPNLMEIWESYKALKPEPPKSTYNNRWIPVDRWLSECPSECLVISNADRLLAWLRSKYSDGYIHTPLSTIRTAVNLSIKLGKLKSGNPFSTLLSILEVDSRSIQIYSKNEAKTILEAFKDGRFDKDKSAYSSAFYSGYVEFRIRTGCRPSEAIALTWNDIKFGNEKVSIIFNKRYSSGQLLQGTKNGVDARIFPCNKQMIEFLGLLPETPNDNNLVFPSYEGTYIDQHNFHNRYWNPIVNKLFTQKLISKELTFYDLRHSFITWMLRDGVDIKTIATIVGNSPETIMKYYLASNDDIELPEF, from the coding sequence ATGCAATTACAGGACAGTAAGCTACAAAAAGCATTAGAACGTGCTAACCAGAAATTAGACATCCTTAAAATAGAAGTTGATAAATCTAGGTTGAGAATTAGATGTAGAAAGCGTGATATCAGTTTTTGTAAATACACTCATGCTTCTACCTTGGATGGCTTAGAAGCAACTACAGCGATATGCAAGGAAATAGAGTCAGACTATTACAGAGGTAACTTTGATAATACCTTGGTCAAATATGGGTTAGCAAAGGAAAGCACCCCTAAACTTACAGAAATAATCACACTACCATCTGAACCTAACCTAATGGAGATATGGGAATCATACAAAGCACTAAAACCAGAACCACCTAAAAGTACATACAACAATAGATGGATACCTGTAGATAGATGGTTGAGTGAATGCCCTAGCGAATGTTTAGTGATATCTAACGCAGATAGGCTTTTAGCATGGCTAAGGAGTAAATACAGTGATGGATATATTCACACACCGTTAAGCACTATCAGAACTGCTGTAAATCTATCTATCAAGTTAGGTAAGTTAAAATCTGGTAATCCATTCTCAACACTGCTATCAATACTAGAAGTTGATTCCAGAAGCATACAAATATACTCCAAGAATGAAGCAAAAACAATACTAGAGGCTTTCAAGGATGGAAGATTTGATAAAGATAAATCAGCTTATTCAAGTGCTTTTTATTCTGGATATGTAGAGTTCAGAATCAGAACAGGATGTAGACCTAGTGAAGCAATAGCACTCACTTGGAATGATATTAAGTTCGGGAATGAGAAAGTATCAATCATTTTTAACAAGCGATATTCTAGCGGGCAACTTTTACAGGGTACTAAAAATGGTGTAGATGCTAGAATCTTTCCTTGTAATAAACAGATGATAGAATTCTTGGGATTATTGCCAGAAACACCTAATGATAATAATTTGGTATTCCCTAGTTATGAGGGTACATATATCGACCAACATAATTTTCATAACAGATACTGGAATCCAATAGTAAATAAACTGTTCACTCAAAAGCTGATATCCAAGGAATTAACATTTTATGATTTGAGGCATAGTTTTATCACGTGGATGTTGAGAGATGGAGTAGACATCAAAACTATTGCTACTATTGTTGGTAACAGTCCTGAGACAATCATGAAGTATTACCTTGCTAGTAATGATGACATTGAGTTACCGGAGTTTTAA
- a CDS encoding helix-turn-helix domain-containing protein, with amino-acid sequence MLKITIHLKSLREAKGHTQRSISRLLDMTEDNYARYEQGKIKVIPLDFLDQLCEVLECEVSDILRRE; translated from the coding sequence ATGCTAAAAATCACTATTCATCTCAAATCATTGAGAGAAGCAAAAGGACATACACAGAGAAGCATATCTAGATTGTTAGATATGACTGAGGATAATTACGCTAGATATGAGCAAGGGAAGATTAAGGTTATACCCTTGGATTTTCTGGATCAATTATGTGAAGTGCTTGAGTGTGAAGTGTCTGATATCTTGCGACGGGAATAA